A window of the bacterium genome harbors these coding sequences:
- a CDS encoding DUF1801 domain-containing protein, whose protein sequence is MQKPRTQARGREQEKGVRAVEEYLAKLPEDTRKTLEKLRKDIRAAAPDATEGIFWSMPGFRQNGYLVGYAAFKDHVSFFPAGATTVRKFAAELKKYSTSKGTIRFHADEPIPSALVRRMVKARVAENEAKPTHKRR, encoded by the coding sequence ATGCAGAAGCCAAGAACGCAGGCGCGCGGACGGGAGCAGGAAAAGGGAGTCCGTGCGGTAGAAGAATACCTTGCTAAGCTGCCCGAAGATACCAGGAAGACGCTGGAGAAACTGCGCAAGGACATCAGGGCCGCTGCTCCGGATGCAACCGAAGGCATCTTCTGGAGCATGCCCGGATTCAGGCAGAACGGCTACCTTGTCGGATACGCGGCGTTCAAGGACCACGTCAGTTTCTTCCCGGCCGGGGCGACCACTGTCCGCAAGTTCGCGGCCGAACTGAAGAAGTACAGCACCAGCAAAGGCACGATCCGCTTCCACGCAGATGAACCTATCCCCTCCGCGCTCGTGCGGCGCATGGTCAAAGCCCGCGTCGCCGAGAACGAGGCCAAGCCGACGCACAAGAGGCGGTAG
- a CDS encoding peptidyl-prolyl cis-trans isomerase, producing the protein MKKALTLALLCLVAAAGASTTPVSAALDTVYGLYVAKKVDQAHAVLQRLDAEAKTPADRFAVRLELGDFLLDKKADYAGAESVYSGLSAAYPKDKQLPDVLYRLALCEELRENYLDAAKYYEQVATRYSKSTYGSDALDAIERCFRKNYQDRVAFVDSFPITRIEIDDHISRNPTAYEKFDKKQQLLDTMIDNRLLYKAALAGGVARDTSFTSGFEDQRNRAMFQEWYQRTVEDNSAPTEKDMKAAYNKDLATKYTTPEKVHVYQIQVPTKDSADKLRARLVSDTTAKKWDTIAKQASTAPDKAKGGDLGLIARGSLQKPVEDAAFTLKLGDISQPIQVKDGFVIIKVTEKKPKTVRTYADVRSQLTSDMQQQNSTKAYDKAVADLKAHAAITQDTAAIAKGKDTLAVVNGVVIDSSALAARLNMIPPFYRDQFNSPEGKRRILDNLILEKLLIKQTEYQKLWLVNKVVDQILTARSNMLIDAYRKKMTVDKVVLDSATLMADYKAHLADYKEPTKVHAREITAASMARAQQVHDWAVNGKLPVLVQGRALLFPAPMQELATSFSAATANSDSLLGLYALAGAPALLPGKPMTSVGNKNVPDLSQKTKLTGPYLKSGAYALGFDDLSKQDKLYKPALLEVKRISQLDSLLGRPPRSETAKVAPTDSAKLGTYVQLDEALPADFVTGLFKLNAGQTAAPLKTTAGTLLVKVTKKDTAQKTPFEDIAKRFSSSASRWSGGDLYWLARDDKAHDKKVVDAAFILSKGGISPVIKLNDSTYTFVTMVEKKDAFTHPFTEVRPKIDNKLRRAQEKQLYDQLVANLRAKAKIQVLMKESDFETEAAPEEAQPAQPQANPMQVQPAPKPQPAPQPKPSGSDKQK; encoded by the coding sequence GTGAAGAAAGCTCTGACTCTCGCACTGCTCTGCCTGGTCGCGGCCGCCGGGGCGAGCACTACGCCGGTGAGCGCCGCGCTCGACACAGTCTACGGGTTATATGTGGCGAAGAAGGTAGACCAGGCGCACGCGGTACTGCAACGGCTCGACGCCGAAGCCAAGACGCCGGCCGACCGCTTTGCCGTCCGGCTCGAACTCGGCGATTTCCTGCTCGACAAGAAGGCGGACTACGCCGGGGCCGAGTCGGTCTACTCCGGTCTAAGCGCGGCTTACCCCAAGGACAAGCAATTGCCCGACGTCCTGTACCGCCTCGCGCTCTGCGAGGAGCTGCGGGAAAACTACCTCGATGCCGCGAAGTACTACGAGCAGGTCGCCACGCGCTACTCCAAGTCGACCTACGGCAGCGACGCGCTCGACGCCATCGAGCGTTGCTTCCGTAAGAACTACCAGGACCGCGTCGCATTCGTGGACTCCTTCCCCATCACCCGGATCGAGATCGACGACCACATCAGCCGCAACCCGACCGCGTACGAGAAGTTCGACAAGAAGCAGCAGTTGCTCGACACGATGATCGACAACCGGCTGCTCTACAAAGCCGCGCTCGCTGGCGGCGTCGCCCGCGATACGTCCTTCACGTCCGGCTTCGAGGACCAGCGCAACCGGGCGATGTTCCAGGAATGGTACCAGCGCACGGTCGAAGACAACAGCGCGCCGACCGAGAAAGACATGAAGGCGGCCTACAACAAAGACCTGGCCACCAAGTACACCACACCGGAAAAGGTGCACGTCTACCAGATTCAGGTGCCGACTAAGGACTCGGCCGACAAACTGCGGGCCAGGCTTGTGTCCGACACGACCGCGAAGAAATGGGACACCATCGCCAAACAGGCCTCAACCGCTCCGGACAAGGCAAAGGGCGGGGACCTCGGCCTGATTGCCCGCGGCTCCCTGCAGAAGCCGGTCGAAGATGCGGCCTTCACGCTGAAGCTCGGCGATATCAGCCAGCCGATTCAGGTGAAAGACGGCTTCGTCATCATCAAGGTGACCGAGAAGAAGCCGAAGACTGTCCGCACCTATGCCGACGTCCGCAGCCAGCTCACCTCGGATATGCAGCAGCAGAACTCGACCAAGGCCTACGACAAAGCGGTTGCCGACCTCAAGGCCCACGCGGCCATCACCCAGGACACTGCGGCCATCGCCAAGGGCAAAGACACGCTCGCCGTGGTCAATGGCGTCGTCATCGACTCATCCGCGCTCGCGGCCAGGCTCAACATGATCCCGCCGTTCTACCGGGACCAGTTCAACTCGCCCGAGGGCAAACGCCGCATCCTTGACAACCTCATCCTCGAAAAGCTGCTGATCAAGCAAACCGAGTATCAGAAGCTGTGGCTCGTCAACAAGGTCGTCGACCAGATCCTCACCGCCCGGTCGAACATGCTGATTGACGCGTACCGCAAGAAGATGACCGTCGACAAGGTCGTGCTCGACTCGGCCACGCTGATGGCCGACTACAAGGCGCACCTCGCCGACTACAAAGAACCGACCAAGGTCCACGCCCGCGAAATCACCGCCGCGAGCATGGCCCGGGCACAGCAAGTGCACGACTGGGCCGTGAACGGCAAGCTGCCGGTCTTAGTTCAGGGCCGCGCCCTGCTCTTCCCGGCACCGATGCAGGAACTTGCGACATCGTTCTCGGCCGCAACCGCCAACAGCGATTCCCTGCTGGGCCTCTACGCTCTCGCCGGCGCCCCGGCCCTGCTGCCGGGCAAGCCGATGACGAGCGTCGGCAACAAGAACGTGCCCGACCTGTCGCAGAAGACGAAACTCACCGGCCCCTACCTCAAGTCAGGCGCGTATGCCCTCGGATTCGACGACCTCTCCAAACAGGACAAGCTGTACAAACCGGCGCTGCTGGAAGTCAAGCGGATCAGCCAACTTGACTCGCTGCTCGGCCGGCCGCCTCGTTCGGAAACCGCGAAGGTCGCTCCGACCGACTCGGCCAAGCTCGGCACCTACGTCCAGCTCGACGAAGCCCTGCCTGCCGACTTCGTAACCGGCCTGTTCAAACTGAACGCCGGGCAGACCGCCGCGCCGCTCAAGACAACGGCCGGCACGCTGCTCGTGAAGGTAACGAAGAAGGATACCGCGCAGAAGACGCCGTTCGAGGACATAGCGAAACGGTTCTCCTCCTCGGCCAGCCGCTGGTCCGGCGGCGACCTCTACTGGCTCGCCAGGGACGATAAGGCTCACGACAAGAAAGTCGTCGACGCCGCGTTCATCCTGTCCAAGGGCGGAATCTCGCCGGTCATCAAGCTGAACGACTCCACCTACACTTTCGTGACCATGGTAGAAAAGAAGGACGCGTTCACGCATCCCTTCACCGAGGTCCGCCCGAAGATCGACAACAAACTCCGCCGCGCGCAGGAGAAGCAACTGTACGACCAGTTGGTAGCAAACCTGCGGGCCAAGGCGAAGATACAGGTCCTGATGAAGGAATCCGACTTCGAAACCGAGGCCGCCCCGGAAGAAGCCCAGCCGGCCCAACCTCAGGCCAATCCGATGCAGGTCCAGCCGGCTCCCAAGCCGCAGCCCGCGCCGCAGCCCAAGCCCTCCGGGTCAGACAAACAGAAGTAG
- a CDS encoding PIN domain-containing protein: MQTTHEKTQLLLVDFENVQQVELANLDDSYRVIIFVGADQKSVPFDLVTRAQQLGGRVEWQKITGNGSNALDFFIAFQLGRAYDQTPKPECLVLSRDKGFDPLIKYLNANGMKSRRIGNLNELHHKAAAAAPAPAAEDARLQRVIHVLGKVEKRARPRKRKTLSQAISAMFQKKISRQEIDHIIGTMQTKGMISETNNTITYEF, encoded by the coding sequence ATGCAAACTACACATGAAAAGACGCAACTGCTGCTCGTGGACTTCGAGAACGTGCAGCAGGTGGAGCTGGCAAACCTCGACGACAGCTACCGCGTAATCATCTTCGTCGGCGCGGACCAGAAGAGCGTTCCCTTTGACCTCGTGACGCGGGCACAGCAGCTCGGCGGGCGGGTCGAATGGCAGAAGATAACCGGGAACGGCAGCAACGCGCTCGATTTCTTCATCGCCTTCCAGCTCGGTCGGGCATACGACCAGACGCCCAAGCCCGAATGCCTGGTGCTCTCACGCGACAAAGGATTCGACCCGCTCATCAAGTATCTGAACGCCAACGGCATGAAGTCCCGGCGTATCGGGAACCTCAACGAGCTTCACCACAAGGCCGCGGCGGCAGCGCCTGCCCCGGCCGCGGAAGACGCGAGGCTGCAGCGTGTCATCCATGTCCTCGGCAAGGTAGAGAAACGGGCCCGCCCGCGCAAACGCAAGACCCTGTCGCAGGCCATCTCCGCCATGTTCCAGAAGAAGATCAGCCGGCAGGAAATCGACCACATCATCGGCACGATGCAGACCAAAGGCATGATTTCCGAGACGAACAACACGATTACCTACGAGTTCTAG
- a CDS encoding CBS domain-containing protein, producing MAQEETRPDATNSAGTPNEYADPTYRISRLEAAQHAPISVKPDAPIAEAVTIMMSNDYSQLPVMTSERDVKGVISWASIGSRLALGLPTLLVREAMETHHEVSEDDSLLTAMQTIAQHEYVLVKGRDRRITGIITASDISRQFHQLAEPFLLLSQIENHIRRILLKHFSIEELKSSKLNTDSGREVKKVADLTIGEYVRVLADPRKWERLQLRVDRAAFIERLDRVRDIRNDVMHFDPDGITRDDLTVLREFSGFLSTLQKLGAT from the coding sequence TTGGCGCAGGAGGAGACGCGCCCGGACGCCACAAACTCCGCCGGGACGCCTAACGAGTATGCCGACCCGACCTACCGAATAAGCAGGCTTGAGGCAGCTCAGCACGCACCGATTTCGGTCAAGCCAGACGCACCGATAGCAGAAGCCGTGACCATCATGATGTCCAACGACTACTCACAGCTGCCTGTCATGACCAGCGAACGAGACGTCAAGGGTGTAATAAGCTGGGCCTCCATCGGATCGCGGCTGGCGCTTGGACTGCCGACCTTGTTGGTCCGAGAGGCGATGGAAACTCACCATGAGGTCAGTGAGGACGACTCGCTACTGACTGCCATGCAGACGATTGCGCAGCATGAATACGTGCTTGTCAAGGGTCGTGACAGAAGGATCACGGGAATCATCACTGCCAGCGACATCAGCAGACAGTTCCACCAATTGGCCGAGCCATTCCTCCTGCTATCACAGATTGAGAACCACATCCGCCGAATACTTCTGAAGCACTTCTCAATTGAGGAGCTGAAATCGAGCAAACTCAACACTGACTCCGGCCGAGAGGTAAAGAAGGTCGCAGACCTCACGATAGGCGAGTACGTTCGCGTCCTAGCCGACCCGAGGAAATGGGAGAGGCTTCAGCTTAGAGTCGACCGCGCGGCATTCATAGAAAGACTGGACAGGGTCAGGGATATTCGGAACGACGTGATGCACTTCGACCCGGACGGAATCACCCGGGACGATCTGACAGTGTTGAGGGAGTTCTCTGGATTCCTCTCTACCCTCCAGAAGTTGGGCGCGACGTAG
- a CDS encoding tetratricopeptide repeat protein: MKSGSARVWLLLAVLALGLGLRVANLVAISSSPFFTRPVIDGQAYDTWAMTIVQGKAAAQPFYQDPLYPYFLALIYSVFGHNYWAVYLVQLLLAAVFLLLVYDTARRLFDWRAGIAAAAIAGLYKPLIFYESQIEKTALAVFLIALFLWLFVRASSLKAKGTTHSPEAGIQNPKSQIKNPTAGRWLWPLASGIGLGLAALTRANTLLFAPLLPLALAFMPRATGPKPTAGNGLLPPRHQDTKSPDSGRLRVLLPAGASLLGVLLIIAPVSIRNSVLAHEFTLTTTQAGQNLYIGNSPYNPTGQCQEPPWVRPNPDFEQADFAEYANKAAGRTLSYSGVSRFYTHAALSWATSHGSDFARLLWRKTILYFNNFEVPDNQDMYFFARYSWVLRLPLLSFGLVFGLGLAAMILLTRPSPATDKHGLTQTRSGPSVFVGANPWSTTRLRLSLVVFYFGYAASVIAFFVFSRYRIPALPALLPFSGAMLVSLFNLVRPTRPPSPVPRPSSPAPRPSLSFSLSSLALVLAAFALTTYPVHHGSGKLEAAQSLTNLASVYFHEGDTTRAIATYNEALRTQPGHAEASRNLGIIMLGRGETDRAFQLLSDAVRADPSNPTSHVYLGRAYERRGELEPAFIEFGKAVALSPGRVEFRFELATALQQENRYPEALAQYDTMVQLAPDNPAVRHNFAVCLYNVGRLDDARTQLEAARRLGGPINPRFDSLLNAGRHAGR; the protein is encoded by the coding sequence GTGAAATCCGGTTCGGCCCGAGTCTGGCTCCTTCTCGCGGTCCTCGCGCTCGGGCTAGGCCTGCGCGTCGCCAATCTGGTCGCTATCTCAAGCTCACCTTTCTTCACCCGGCCGGTAATCGACGGTCAGGCCTATGACACATGGGCCATGACCATTGTCCAAGGGAAGGCTGCAGCCCAGCCGTTCTATCAGGACCCGCTGTACCCCTACTTCCTGGCCCTCATCTATTCGGTTTTCGGCCACAACTACTGGGCCGTCTACCTCGTTCAGCTGTTGCTGGCGGCTGTCTTCCTGCTCTTGGTCTATGATACGGCGCGGCGTCTCTTCGACTGGCGTGCCGGAATTGCTGCCGCGGCCATCGCCGGCTTGTACAAGCCGCTCATCTTCTACGAGAGTCAGATTGAAAAGACGGCGCTGGCCGTCTTCCTCATCGCCCTCTTCCTGTGGCTGTTCGTTAGAGCCTCAAGCCTCAAGGCGAAAGGTACAACCCACAGTCCAGAAGCCGGAATCCAGAATCCAAAATCCCAAATCAAGAATCCCACGGCCGGGCGTTGGCTGTGGCCACTTGCGAGCGGCATCGGGCTCGGGCTTGCAGCGCTGACCCGCGCCAACACGCTGCTCTTTGCGCCGCTCCTGCCGCTGGCCCTCGCATTCATGCCACGTGCCACGGGCCCCAAGCCGACGGCCGGAAACGGACTCTTACCACCAAGACACCAAGACACCAAGTCTCCGGACTCTGGCCGGCTCCGCGTCCTCCTGCCTGCCGGCGCCAGCCTGCTCGGTGTGCTGCTGATCATCGCGCCGGTGTCCATCCGTAATTCCGTTCTGGCCCACGAATTCACGCTCACTACGACCCAGGCGGGCCAGAACCTCTACATCGGCAACAGCCCATACAACCCGACGGGCCAGTGCCAGGAGCCGCCCTGGGTCAGGCCCAACCCCGATTTCGAGCAGGCCGACTTCGCGGAGTACGCGAACAAGGCTGCCGGCAGGACGCTGTCCTATTCCGGCGTCTCCCGCTTCTACACGCACGCGGCGCTGAGCTGGGCGACCAGCCATGGCAGCGACTTTGCCAGGCTCCTCTGGCGGAAGACAATCCTCTACTTCAACAACTTCGAGGTCCCGGACAACCAGGACATGTACTTCTTCGCGCGCTACTCATGGGTGCTGCGTCTGCCGTTGCTGTCGTTCGGGCTGGTCTTCGGCCTTGGCCTCGCCGCGATGATACTCCTCACCCGTCCGAGTCCAGCCACAGATAAACACGGACTGACACAGACTCGTTCCGGACCATCAGTGTTCGTCGGTGCTAATCCGTGGTCGACGACCCGGCTTCGACTGTCGCTGGTCGTCTTCTACTTCGGGTATGCCGCTTCGGTCATCGCGTTCTTCGTCTTCTCCCGCTACCGCATTCCCGCTCTGCCTGCACTCCTGCCATTCTCCGGCGCGATGCTGGTCAGCCTCTTCAACCTCGTCCGCCCTACCCGTCCGCCGTCCCCCGTCCCCCGTCCCTCATCCCCCGCCCCTCGCCCCTCCCTCTCCTTCTCTCTCTCCTCCCTCGCCCTGGTCCTCGCCGCGTTTGCCTTGACCACGTATCCGGTGCACCACGGCAGCGGGAAGCTGGAAGCGGCGCAGAGCCTGACCAACCTTGCCTCGGTCTATTTCCACGAGGGCGACACCACCAGGGCCATCGCCACATACAACGAGGCGCTTAGAACGCAGCCCGGCCACGCTGAAGCCTCGCGCAACCTCGGCATCATCATGCTCGGTCGCGGCGAGACCGACCGCGCCTTTCAGCTTCTGTCGGACGCCGTCCGCGCCGACCCGTCCAACCCCACGTCGCACGTCTACCTCGGAAGAGCATATGAACGCCGGGGAGAGCTCGAACCTGCCTTCATCGAATTCGGTAAAGCCGTCGCGCTGTCTCCGGGCCGGGTCGAGTTCCGCTTCGAGCTGGCCACCGCGTTGCAGCAGGAGAACCGTTACCCGGAGGCCCTTGCTCAGTACGACACCATGGTTCAGCTTGCTCCGGACAACCCCGCTGTCCGGCACAACTTCGCCGTCTGCCTGTATAACGTCGGCCGTCTCGACGATGCCCGCACGCAACTCGAGGCCGCACGCCGCCTCGGCGGTCCCATCAACCCCAGGTTCGACTCCCTGCTCAACGCGGGCCGCCATGCCGGCCGCTGA
- a CDS encoding tetratricopeptide repeat-containing protein: MMESCRLAAIDDIARKLRDNEKQDRKAALLLGAGASRSAGIPLAAEIVMDNFDQYADRFPGFNRERLPDYASFVAGLDANQRAAVLDRYLSKARINMAHLYAACLVKHGLVDWILTTNFDSLAVRGLAFANVNHYVYDVANVGTIDPARAISPAVLHLHGQGGAFRTTQMIKEDRAARARLASVLYSVLDDRTLIVVGYGGENDPVFDILCRHGQHPHGLYWTLHGDAEPKSHVRDGLFGVDANLAYCVRNQDADLFFMRLARALGIECSAMTVEPFSYLRETLEQVAAVEETDLAEVGKHWAATAIDCFERNEAACPREDGKLPIERDTVVKQAREAWAEADTGALDYLLEQARKLDATDAFDPLGHAFDDWGVALADMARSQTGDEAVALFRDACARFERAAEVKPDLHRALYNWGNALYELARLQTGDDARTALGETCDKFRRATDIKPDQPEAFNTWGRALYESALLQTDDEARATFTEACDKFRRATELKPDIYTAFNYWGNALYDLGLLQTGDEARATFKEACARLQRATELRPDLHAAFDNWGNALFDLARLQTGDEVKATLREACDKYQRATEIKPDFHVAFNYWGNALYDLARLLSGGEAVATFKEACARFQRATEIKPDKYEAFNNWGRALYELAKQQTGDEARATFKDACARFQRATELKPDLHEAFNNWGNALYDLALFQTGDEVRATFEEACARFQSATEQRPDFDAAFNNWGSALAHLASFQTGDEARATLREACDKYQRATELKPDFHVAFSNWGVALGDLALLQTGGEARTTAGEAYARFQRAIEVKPDYYEALFNWACACAKAADKDKAFELLELLQDRAPALLRDARTDSDFNALHGDPRWQRLFSRPGSQSSP; encoded by the coding sequence ATGATGGAGTCGTGCCGCCTGGCTGCGATTGATGACATCGCACGGAAGCTGAGGGACAACGAGAAGCAGGACCGCAAGGCTGCGCTGCTACTGGGCGCGGGTGCTTCCCGCTCAGCCGGCATCCCACTTGCCGCGGAAATCGTGATGGATAACTTCGACCAGTACGCGGACAGGTTCCCGGGGTTCAACCGCGAGCGCCTGCCGGACTACGCGAGCTTCGTGGCAGGGCTCGACGCGAACCAGCGTGCCGCAGTACTCGACCGGTACTTGAGCAAGGCCAGAATAAACATGGCGCACCTCTACGCCGCCTGCCTGGTCAAGCACGGCCTGGTCGATTGGATTCTGACCACCAACTTCGACTCTCTCGCAGTGCGCGGCCTGGCCTTCGCCAACGTGAACCACTACGTGTATGACGTTGCGAACGTCGGCACCATTGACCCTGCACGGGCCATCTCCCCCGCGGTACTTCACCTTCACGGCCAAGGCGGGGCGTTCCGCACGACGCAGATGATCAAAGAAGACCGGGCGGCAAGGGCACGGCTGGCGAGCGTTCTCTACTCCGTGCTCGACGACAGGACCCTTATCGTCGTGGGTTACGGCGGCGAGAATGACCCGGTGTTCGACATTCTCTGCAGGCACGGGCAGCATCCGCACGGTCTCTACTGGACCCTCCACGGAGACGCCGAACCGAAGTCACACGTCCGGGACGGGTTGTTCGGCGTAGACGCGAATCTCGCATACTGCGTACGCAACCAGGATGCCGACCTGTTCTTCATGCGCCTCGCACGGGCGCTCGGCATCGAATGCTCGGCTATGACGGTGGAACCCTTCTCCTACCTGCGTGAAACCCTGGAACAGGTGGCCGCGGTCGAGGAGACCGACCTTGCGGAAGTGGGGAAACACTGGGCAGCCACGGCGATAGACTGCTTCGAAAGGAATGAGGCGGCCTGCCCGCGCGAAGATGGAAAGCTGCCCATCGAGCGCGACACGGTCGTGAAACAGGCCCGCGAAGCGTGGGCCGAGGCGGACACGGGCGCGCTGGACTACCTGCTGGAGCAAGCCAGGAAGCTCGATGCAACCGACGCATTCGACCCGCTTGGTCATGCGTTCGATGACTGGGGTGTCGCACTCGCTGACATGGCCCGGTCCCAGACCGGCGACGAGGCAGTGGCCTTGTTCCGGGACGCCTGTGCCCGGTTCGAACGCGCTGCCGAGGTCAAACCCGACCTGCACCGCGCGCTGTACAATTGGGGCAATGCACTTTACGAGCTGGCCCGGCTCCAGACCGGCGACGACGCCAGGACCGCACTCGGCGAGACCTGCGACAAGTTCCGGCGCGCCACGGATATCAAGCCTGACCAGCCTGAGGCGTTCAACACCTGGGGCCGCGCACTCTACGAATCGGCACTGCTCCAGACCGACGATGAAGCCAGGGCTACATTCACGGAGGCCTGCGACAAGTTCCGGCGCGCGACCGAACTCAAACCAGACATCTACACGGCATTCAACTACTGGGGCAATGCACTTTATGACCTGGGCCTGCTCCAGACCGGCGACGAGGCCAGAGCCACATTCAAGGAGGCCTGTGCCCGGTTGCAACGCGCCACCGAACTCAGACCCGACTTGCACGCGGCCTTCGACAACTGGGGCAACGCGCTCTTTGACCTTGCCCGTCTCCAGACCGGCGACGAAGTCAAGGCCACATTGCGGGAGGCCTGCGACAAGTACCAGCGTGCTACCGAGATCAAGCCCGACTTCCACGTGGCGTTCAACTACTGGGGAAACGCGCTCTATGACCTGGCCCGGCTCCTGTCCGGCGGCGAGGCCGTGGCCACATTCAAGGAGGCCTGCGCCCGGTTCCAGCGCGCCACCGAAATCAAGCCTGACAAATACGAGGCATTCAATAACTGGGGCCGCGCCCTTTACGAGTTGGCCAAGCAGCAGACCGGCGATGAGGCCAGGGCCACCTTCAAGGACGCCTGTGCCAGGTTCCAGCGAGCTACCGAACTCAAGCCCGACCTCCACGAGGCGTTCAACAACTGGGGCAACGCGCTCTATGACCTGGCCCTGTTCCAGACCGGCGATGAAGTCAGGGCCACGTTCGAAGAGGCCTGCGCCAGGTTCCAGAGCGCCACCGAACAAAGGCCTGACTTCGACGCGGCGTTCAACAACTGGGGCAGCGCACTCGCCCACCTGGCCTCGTTCCAGACCGGCGACGAAGCCCGTGCCACATTGAGGGAGGCCTGCGACAAGTACCAGCGTGCCACGGAACTCAAGCCCGACTTCCACGTGGCGTTCAGCAACTGGGGCGTCGCACTCGGCGATCTGGCTCTGCTCCAGACCGGAGGCGAAGCCCGAACGACAGCCGGGGAAGCGTACGCCAGGTTCCAGCGCGCCATCGAAGTCAAACCCGACTACTACGAGGCGCTCTTCAACTGGGCTTGTGCGTGCGCCAAGGCTGCCGACAAGGACAAGGCCTTCGAGTTGCTGGAGCTGCTTCAGGACCGCGCCCCGGCGTTGCTCCGCGATGCCCGGACTGATTCCGACTTCAACGCACTGCACGGCGACCCGCGCTGGCAGCGCCTCTTCTCCAGGCCGGGCTCGCAGTCCTCACCCTAA
- a CDS encoding FlgD immunoglobulin-like domain containing protein has protein sequence MPFALLLALIATEPTTLMVPPFSHTMGFNRVGSLYISLYLGRSFKLDDPEGMCGAKMVEEDDPTTSTDDHILTLFAVNSGTSQIVYNVKLVEPRIYGSQGNDTGHFNHPHGICCDKYGTVYVADTRNDRVVRLRYHNTQLSWIGVIPDKATGMTNEGARLKSPMDVAMDSRGRVYVADSGNNRVAVFDSLGRLVTTWTQDLEGPTGISVLDPKADYNEFGINAAVVIDRGRTRISQFSLDDGQEQRTIDKRRIGVDSAGFAYCAFDRHGNVYVTDQVNSEIHLFDPELRYIVSFGRQGNEGTTFDSPTGITIWRRLGQVFISEADGGQYYWVGLDAYLIGFYPAEFDSLKPGTTIALYVTEMADITVDIADSSGKLVRSLAPPHEHRPGEVLIVWDGRDNAGKFVTQGEYKVTIVARPTYSAPARMLRKELSGTVRRV, from the coding sequence GTGCCGTTCGCGCTTCTCCTCGCACTAATTGCCACCGAACCGACGACCCTCATGGTGCCGCCGTTCAGCCACACCATGGGCTTCAATCGTGTCGGCTCGCTGTACATCAGTCTTTATCTCGGCAGGAGTTTCAAGCTCGACGATCCGGAAGGGATGTGCGGAGCCAAAATGGTGGAGGAGGATGACCCGACGACATCGACCGACGACCACATCCTGACCTTATTCGCGGTCAACTCGGGCACGAGCCAGATTGTCTACAATGTGAAGCTTGTCGAGCCGCGCATCTACGGATCGCAGGGCAACGACACCGGCCATTTCAACCATCCTCACGGCATCTGCTGCGACAAGTACGGCACGGTGTACGTGGCCGACACCCGTAACGACCGGGTGGTCAGGTTGAGGTACCACAATACGCAACTGAGCTGGATCGGGGTGATTCCGGATAAAGCAACCGGAATGACGAATGAGGGGGCGCGGCTCAAGTCGCCGATGGATGTCGCCATGGACTCGCGCGGCCGGGTCTACGTCGCCGACAGCGGGAACAACCGGGTGGCGGTGTTCGACTCGCTGGGCAGGCTGGTCACGACCTGGACTCAGGACCTGGAGGGACCGACCGGCATCAGCGTACTTGACCCGAAGGCCGACTACAACGAGTTCGGCATCAATGCCGCGGTCGTGATCGACCGCGGCCGAACCCGCATCAGCCAGTTCTCGCTGGACGACGGTCAGGAACAGCGGACGATCGACAAGCGCCGCATCGGCGTCGATTCCGCCGGCTTCGCGTACTGCGCCTTCGACCGTCACGGCAACGTCTACGTCACCGACCAGGTCAATTCCGAGATACACCTCTTCGACCCCGAACTGAGGTACATCGTGTCGTTCGGCCGCCAGGGCAATGAAGGCACGACCTTCGATTCGCCGACCGGCATCACCATCTGGCGCCGGCTCGGCCAGGTCTTCATCTCCGAGGCGGACGGTGGTCAGTACTACTGGGTCGGACTTGACGCGTATCTGATCGGCTTCTACCCGGCCGAGTTCGACTCGCTCAAACCCGGCACGACCATCGCCCTCTACGTGACCGAAATGGCCGACATTACAGTAGACATCGCCGACTCCTCCGGTAAACTGGTTCGTTCCCTGGCTCCCCCGCATGAGCACCGTCCCGGGGAGGTGCTGATTGTCTGGGACGGCCGCGACAATGCCGGGAAGTTCGTAACCCAGGGCGAGTATAAGGTGACGATCGTCGCACGCCCGACCTACAGCGCGCCTGCGCGCATGCTGCGCAAGGAGCTGAGCGGCACGGTGCGGCGGGTGTGA